From one Trifolium pratense cultivar HEN17-A07 linkage group LG1, ARS_RC_1.1, whole genome shotgun sequence genomic stretch:
- the LOC123902398 gene encoding cell division control protein 2 homolog D-like, whose translation MEKIGVVLSAKEAFEKLEKVGEGTYGKVYRAREKATGKIVALKKTRLHEDDEGVPPTTLREVSILRMLSRDPHVVRLLDVKQGQNKEGKTVLYLVFEYMDTDLKKFIRTFRQTGQNIPPPVIKGLMYQLCKGVAFCHGHGILHRDLKPHNLLMDRKTMMLKIADLGLARAFTVPLKKYTHEILTLWYRAPEVLLGATHYSMAVDIWSVACIFAELVTKQALFPGDSELQQLLHIFRLLGTPNEDMWPGVSKLMNWHEYPQWSPNPQNLSKAVPTLEDAGLDLLAQMLQYEPAKRISAKKAMEHPYFDDLDKTNL comes from the exons ATGGAGAAAATAGGAGTAGTATTATCGGCGAAAGAGGCGTTCGAGAAGCTAGAGAAAGTTGGGGAAGGAACGTATGGGAAGGTTTATAGAGCAAGAGAGAAAGCTACCGGGAAGATCGTTGCTCTTAAGAAGACTCGTCTTCATGAGGATGATGAAGGTGTTCCTCCTACTACTCTTCGCGAGGTTTCCATTCTGAGAATGCTCTCTCGTGATCCACATGTTGTTAG GTTATTGGATGTGAAACAAGGTCAGAACAAGGAAGGAAAAACTGTGCTGTACTTGGTTTTTGAGTACATGGATACTGATCTCAAGAAATTCATTCGTACTTTTCGTCAAACTGGACAAAATATTCCACCTCCAGTCATCAAA GGCTTGATGTACCAACTTTGTAAGGGTGTTGCTTTCTGCCATGGCCATGGAATCTTGCACAG GGATTTGAAGCCTCATAATCTCTTGATGGACCGGAAAACAATGATGCTCAAAATTGCTGATCTTGGACTAGCTAGAGCATTTACTGTGCCTCTTAAGAAGTACACTCATGAG ATACTGACCCTGTGGTATAGAGCACCTGAAGTCCTTTTGGGCGCTACACATTACTCAATGGCTGTGGATATTTGGTCTGTTGCGTGCATTTTCG CTGAACTTGTCACCAAGCAAGCACTATTTCCTGGTGATTCTGAGCTGCAACAACTCCTCCACATATTCAGGCTGTTGGGGACTCCTAATGAAGATATGTGGCCAGGTGTTAGTAAACTAATGAACTGGCATGAGTACCCTCAGTGGAGCCCTAACCCTCAAAATCTCTCAAAGGCTGTTCCCACTTTGGAAGATGCTGGACTGGATCTACTCGCT CAAATGCTGCAATATGAACCTGCCAAGCGGATTTCTGCAAAGAAAGCAATGGAACATCCTTACTTTGATGACCTGGACAAGACCAATCTTTAG